The Geminocystis sp. NIES-3708 genomic sequence TGATCGCTTGAAACGGTTACATGAGTGTATGAATGAAGCGATCACTCGTTATAATTATGATAATGTTTATAGAGGAGTATTTCCCATTAAATGTAATCAACATAAACAGTTAGTGGAAGCATTAGTAGAATACGGTAAACCTTATAGTTTTGGATTAGAAGTAGGCTCAAAGCCAGAGTTGATGATTGCTTTAGCAACTTTAGATATTGATAAAACAGGGGATACTTTATTAATTTGTAATGGTTATAAAGATGAAGATTATCTGGAAACTGCTCTTTTGGCTCAACAATTAGGTCACAATTTAATTATAGTAATTGAACAAATTAGTGAATTATTTATTATTCTTAAATTGAGTGAAAAATTACAGTTAAATCCTCAATTAGGTGTCAGGGCAAAATTACAATCTAAAGGCTCAGGGCATTGGGGTAATTCTACCGGAGAAAAAGCAAAATTTGGTTTGACTATCCCTGAAATTATTACTGTAGTAAATAAGTTAAAATCACAGAATAAATTAAATTGCTTACAGTTGTTACATTTTCATATTGGTTCACAAATTTCCTCTATTGCTGTTATTAAAGATGCTATCAGAGAAGCCAGTCAAATTTATATTGAATTATCAAAAATGGGTGCTGGAATGAAATATTTAGATGTCGGCGGAGGTTTAGCTGTTGATTATGATGGTTCAAAAACTAATTTTTATGCTTCAAAAAACTATAATATGCAAAACTATGCTAACGATATTGTCGCCGCCGTAAAAGAAGCTTGTGATGAACATAATATCCTTTCCCCTATCCTAGTTAGTGAAAGTGGCAGAGCCATCGCTTCTCATCAATCTGTGTTAATTTTTAATGTGGTAAGTAGTAATAATCCGCCTTTAGAAGTGCCTGAAAAAAGTGTCGAAAAAGAACATTTAATTATTCGTAATTTGTGGGAAACCTATGAAATTATTGATGAAGAAAATTATCAAGAAATGTATCATGATGCCGTGCAATTTAAAGAAGAAGCCATCAGCTTATTCAATTTTGGTTATCTTAGTTTAGTAGAAAGAGCAAAAGCTGAACAATTATATTGGGGATGTTGTCATAAAATTTATCAAATTACTAAAAATGAAACTTATGTTAGTGATGATTTGAATGACTTAAATGATTTAATGATTGCTACTTATTACATTAATTTATCAGTATTTCAGTCTGCACCTGATGCTTGGGCAAT encodes the following:
- the speA gene encoding biosynthetic arginine decarboxylase translates to MSDSWTINDSNKLYQIQGWGEPYFAINEQGNITVSPHGNNYKIDLLELVENLKKRDIHLPLLIRFSDVLDDRLKRLHECMNEAITRYNYDNVYRGVFPIKCNQHKQLVEALVEYGKPYSFGLEVGSKPELMIALATLDIDKTGDTLLICNGYKDEDYLETALLAQQLGHNLIIVIEQISELFIILKLSEKLQLNPQLGVRAKLQSKGSGHWGNSTGEKAKFGLTIPEIITVVNKLKSQNKLNCLQLLHFHIGSQISSIAVIKDAIREASQIYIELSKMGAGMKYLDVGGGLAVDYDGSKTNFYASKNYNMQNYANDIVAAVKEACDEHNILSPILVSESGRAIASHQSVLIFNVVSSNNPPLEVPEKSVEKEHLIIRNLWETYEIIDEENYQEMYHDAVQFKEEAISLFNFGYLSLVERAKAEQLYWGCCHKIYQITKNETYVSDDLNDLNDLMIATYYINLSVFQSAPDAWAIDQLFPILPIHRLHEKPTVKAILADLTCDSDGKIDKFIDLLDVKNALELHPLKPQEDNNIDNLENTDFKPYYLGMFLVGAYQEIMGNLHNLFGDINVVHIESKEDNYTIKYVVKGDTVTDVLKYVEYSAEDLIEKLRCLTENAVQEKQINLEKSQLLIKNYEENLRSYTYLG